From one Rosa rugosa chromosome 4, drRosRugo1.1, whole genome shotgun sequence genomic stretch:
- the LOC133743706 gene encoding hydroquinone glucosyltransferase-like, translating into MEAKSSTHQKLKLPHVVIVPTPGLGHLIPLVELAQRLVIHHNFTVTFFIPNDGSQLLPQKKVLETLPQAISYAFLPQVNLDDLPHDVASETKIVLTLTRSLSALRDSVKLLVESTRVVALVVDIFGWEAFDVANEFNVLFYYFFSTNAMGLWFLFELPKLDETTSCEYRDLPEPVHLPGCVPLHGSDFVQQVQERSNEAYRATVKMSKWYRSAAGIIVNSFADLEPGALEAYKEQRQVLGLPPLYPVGPVVKTGMADVLGENECLSWLNSQPEGSVLFVSFGSGGTLSSEQMNELAMGLEMSGVRFLWVVRSPNETSTSATYFGDQGSNDPSSFLPRGFLERTKELGLVVPSWAPQVQILSHRSTGGFLTHCGWNSILESVVHGVSLIAWPLYAEQKMNAVLLSEDIQVAWRVKMNDRGIVESRDIEKYARDLIEGDEGKLLKKKMMELKEAAKVALSQYGSSTKSLADVAEIWNGHKN; encoded by the coding sequence ATGGAAGCCAAGTCCTCCACCCACCAGAAACTGAAACTACCACACGTCGTCATTGTGCCAACTCCGGGACTAGGCCACCTGATCCCCCTCGTCGAGCTGGCCCAACGACTCGTCATCCACCACAACTTCACCGTCACCTTCTTCATCCCCAACGACGGGTCGCAGCTGCTACCCCAAAAGAAAGTCCTGGAAACCTTGCCTCAAGCCATATCCTACGCCTTCCTCCCTCAAGTAAACTTGGACGACCTCCCTCATGACGTCGCATCCGAGACGAAGATCGTACTCACCTTGACTCGTTCACTGTCTGCCCTGCGTGACTCGGTTAAGCTCCTCGTCGAGTCAACTCGGGTCGTAGCTCTAGTGGTGGATATTTTCGGCTGGGAAGCCTTTGATGTGGCCAACGAGTTTAACGTACTCTTTTACTATTTCTTCAGTACGAACGCTATGGGGTTGTGGTTTTTGTTCGAGCTGCCAAAGCTCGATGAAACCACTTCATGCGAGTATAGGGATCTGCCTGAACCGGTCCACCTTCCGGGTTGTGTGCCACTCCACGGTTCAGATTTTGTACAGCAGGTTCAAGAAAGGTCTAATGAGGCCTATAGAGCGACGGTGAAAATGAGCAAGTGGTATAGATCGGCAGCTGGGATCATAGTGAATAGCTTTGCGGATTTGGAACCCGGTGCTTTGGAGGCTTACAAGGAGCAACGACAAGTTCTTGGTCTTCCACCGCTTTACCCGGTCGGACCGGTGGTAAAGACAGGAATGGCAGATGTGTTAGGTGAGAACGAGTGCTTGAGCTGGTTAAACAGTCAACCAGAAGGGTCAGTGCTGTTTGTTTCATTTGGGAGCGGTGGGACCCTCTCAAGCGAGCAGATGAATGAGTTGGCAATGGGGCTTGAAATGAGTGGGGTGAGATTTCTATGGGTGGTTAGGAGTCCGAATGAGACATCTACAAGTGCCACTTACTTTGGTGATCAAGGTTCCAACGACCCTTCGAGTTTTCTTCCTCGAGGATTTTTGGAGAGGACCAAAGAGTTGGGGTTAGTAGTACCCTCTTGGGCTCCTCAGGTCCAAATTTTGAGTCACCGGTCGACAGGTGGGTTTCTGACCCATTGCGGGTGGAACTCGATCCTCGAAAGCGTTGTGCATGGCGTGTCTTTGATTGCTTGGCCACTCTACGCAGAGCAGAAGATGAATGCAGTTTTGCTTTCTGAAGATATACAAGTGGCATGGAGGGTCAAGATGAATGATAGGGGCATAGTGGAGAGTCGTGATATTGAGAAATATGCAAGGGATCTGATTGAAGGAGATGAAGGGAAATTGCTCAAGAAAAAGATGATGGAGCTAAAAGAGGCAGCCAAAGTTGCTCTGAGCCAATATGGGTCGTCTACAAAATCACTTGCAGACGTAGCCGAGATCTGGAACGGCCACAAGAATTAG
- the LOC133743541 gene encoding hydroquinone glucosyltransferase-like, translating to MKPPHVAIVPSPGIGHLIPLVELAKRLVVHHHFSVTFFIPSDDGSNLTPHRKVLDVLPQSISSTFLPPANFDDLPKDIKHLTRIALTMTRSLPALRDSIKALAESTRLVALVVDLFGGDAFDVAKEFDILPYILYPTNAMVLWFQFELPKLDQTISCEYRDLPEPVKLPGCVPIYGKNLLDSVQDRTNQAYKVLIDVSKRYKSAAGIMINSFVDLQPGAFKAFKEQGQGLGLPPIYPVGPITETGSTNENACLSWLDMQPNGSVLFISFGSGGTISSEQMNELALGLEKSRVRFIWNFKCPNETSKNAAYFGVQSSTEPLSFLPQGFLERTKDVGLVVTSWAPQVPILSHGSTGGFLTHCGWNSTLESIVHGVPLVAWPLYAEQRMNAVLLAQDLTVAWRVKMNDKGIVESQDIAKYAKGLIEGEEGKVLRKRMIELKEASQMALSQNGSSTKSLGEVAQIWKDHKN from the coding sequence ATGAAACCACCCCATGTCGCCATTGTCCCAAGTCCAGGTATAGGTCATCTCATTCCCCTCGTTGAGCTAGCCAAACGACTTGTCGTCCACCACCACTTCAGCGTCACCTTCTTCATCCCCAGCGACGACGGATCAAACTTGACACCCCACAGGAAAGTTCTAGATGTCTTGCCCCAATCCATATCCTCCACCTTTCTCCCTCCTGCAAACTTTGACGACCTCCCTAAGGACATTAAGCACTTAACCAGAATCGCTCTCACCATGACTCGGTCCCTCCCTGCTCTTCGTGACTCGATCAAGGCCCTAGCCGAGTCGACTCGTCTGGTTGCCCTAGTGGTTGATCTTTTTGGCGGGGATGCTTTTGATGTGGCTAAGGAATTCGATATACTTCCCTACATTTTGTACCCTACAAATGCTATGGTATTGTGGTTTCAGTTTGAATTGCCAAAGCTCGACCAGACCATTTCTTGTGAGTACAGGGATTTGCCTGAACCGGTCAAACTCCCGGGATGTGTGCCGATCTACGGTAAAAATTTGTTAGACTCGGTTCAAGATAGGACCAACCAAGCCTACAAAGTGCTTATTGACGTTTCTAAGAGGTACAAGTCGGCTGCTGGGATCATGATCAATAGCTTTGTGGATTTGCAACCGGGTGCTTTCAAGGCTTTCAAAGAACAAGGACAAGGTCTTGGTCTTCCACCAATTTACCCGGTCGGACCGATAACAGAGACTGGTTCGACCAATGAGAATGCTTGTTTGAGCTGGTTAGATATGCAGCCTAATGGATCAGTGTTATTTATTTCATTTGGGAGTGGTGGCACCATCTCAAGTGAGCAAATGAATGAGTTGGCACTAGGGCTTGAAAAGAGCAGGGTGAGATTTATTTGGAATTTCAAGTGCCCAAATGAGACATCAAAAAATGCAGCTTACTTTGGTGTTCAAAGTTCGACCGAACCCTTAAGTTTTCTACCCCAAGGGTTTTTGGAGAGAACGAAAGACGTAGGGTTAGTGGTTACTTCTTGGGCTCCTCAGGTTCCAATTTTGAGTCATGGATCAACCGGCGGGTTTTTGACCCATTGTGGGTGGAACTCTACCCTAGAGAGTATTGTGCATGGTGTGCCTTTGGTTGCTTGGCCACTCTATGCAGAGCAACGAATGAATGCAGTTTTGTTAGCTCAAGATTTGACGGTGGCGTGGAGGGTTAAGATGAACGATAAGGGCATTGTAGAGAGTCAAGACATTGCCAAATATGCAAAGGGCCTAATTGAAGGAGAAGAAGGGAAAGTGCTCAGAAAGAGGATGATAGAGCTAAAAGAGGCATCCCAAATGGCTTTGAGCCAAAATGGGTCTTCTACAAAATCACTTGGGGAGGTAGCTCAGATATGGAAGGATCACaagaactaa
- the LOC133743543 gene encoding protein SEH1: MEKSLVTLDKGTTCSSWNYSGQRLATGSLDGTLTIFDSRHPSSSSFSSTSKSKVHHASAIVKVVWVPPEFGHAVACVCGDGTLSLWEEIVEDAQPLQWKLCKSFRSDSPQLLDVQFGGSSSSLKMVAAYSDGNVKLYELLDPLELKNWQLQAEIQNVIDSVSTLGKAVCLSASISWNPRGEESQESSFVLGFNSDTLQLNSSKVWEFDQAHQRWLPVAELASPNDKGDQVHAVAWAPNIGRPYEVIAVATQKGISIWHLGLNPDSDGRLFSEKVAQLSGHKGEVWQLEWDMSGMTLASTGNDGVVRLWQSNLNGIWHEEATLEPTS; encoded by the exons ATGGAGAAATCTCTGGTGACGCTCGATAAAGGCACCACCTGCTCCTCTTGGAACTACTCCGGCCAGAGATTAGCCACCGGCTCCCTCGACGGAACTCTCACCATCTTCGACTCGCGCCACccgtcttcttcctctttctccTCCACCTCAAAATCCAAG GTGCACCACGCTTCTGCCATTGTCAAAGTTGTCTGGGTTCCTCCGGAGTTCGGTCACGCAGTGGCGTGTGTTTGCGGAGATGGAACGTTGTCGTTGTGGGAAGAGATTGTTGAAG ATGCACAACCTCTTCAATGGAAGCTGTGCAAAAGCTTTAGAAGTGATTCACCTCAGCTGCTAGATGTTCAATTTGGGGGTTCATCGTCAAGTTTGAAAATG GTTGCTGCATATTCAGACGGCAACGTCAAGCTCTATGAGCTACTTGATCCATTGGAATTGAAAAACTGGCAGCTTCAG GCGGAAATTCAGAATGTTATTGATTCAGTGTCTACACTTGGGAAAGCTGTGTGCTTATCCGCATCTATATCATGGAATCCAAGAGGAGAAGAAAGCCAGGAATCaagttttgttttgggtttcaATTCAGACACTCTACAACTTAATTCATCCAAG GTATGGGAATTTGATCAAGCTCATCAAAGATGGCTCCCAGTTGCAGAGTTGGCTTCTCCTAATGACAAGGGTGATCAGGTCCATGCAGTTGCCTGGGCACCAAACATTGGCAG GCCCTATGAGGTAATTGCTGTTGCCACTCAGAAGGGAATATCAATATGGCATCTTGGATTAAACCCTGACTCAGATGGAAGGCTCTTTTCAGAGAAGGTTGCGCAACTTTCTGGTCACAAAGGCGAG GTCTGGCAACTGGAGTGGGACATGAGTGGAATGACATTGGCATCCACTGGGAACGATGGGGTAGTACGGTTGTGGCAGTCTAATTTGAATGGCATTTGGCATGAAGAAGCTACATTGGAACCCACTTCTTAG
- the LOC133745112 gene encoding hydroquinone glucosyltransferase-like has product MAAGHVAIVPSPGLGHLIPLTELAKRLFVHHNFTVTFFIPNDGTNLTLQKKILEALPETISSTFLPPINLDDVPPESMIETNIALTLTRSLSAIRDSAKALAKSTRLVALVVDVFGLEAFDVANELNLLPYLFFPSTAMGLWLVFELPKLDETTTCEYRDLPEPVRLPGCVLLHGRDFVEILKDRSNVAYKAFLRIGKRYKSAAGIMINSFADVEPGAFKAFKEHRQSHGLPPVYPIGPVIKTGSASGLGENECLSWLDDQPIGSVLFVSFGSCGTLTSEQMNELALGLEMSGVRFLWVTRSPNETSKDAAFFGVQSSTDPLSFLPQGFCERTKEVGLVVTSWAPQVQILSHGSTGGFLTHCGWNSTVESIVHGVPLIAWPLYAEQKMNSVLLAEDLKVAWRVKVNDKGIVEREEIAKYAKDLIEGDEGKLLKKKMIELKEASQVALSQDGSSTKSLAEVAQIWKGHKN; this is encoded by the coding sequence ATGGCAGCCGGCCACGTCGCCATTGTCCCAAGTCCAGGTTTAGGCCACCTCATTCCGCTCACCGAGCTGGCCAAACGACTCTTCGTCCACCACAACTTCACCGTCACCTTCTTCATCCCCAACGACGGCACGAACCTGActctgcaaaagaaaatcctggAAGCTTTGCCGGAGACCATATCCTCCACCTTCCTCCCTCCCATCAACTTAGACGACGTCCCACCAGAATCGATGATCGAAACCAACATCGCTCTCACCTTGACTCGGTCACTCTCCGCTATCCGCGACTCAGCTAAGGCCCTAGCCAAGTCGACTCGGCTGGTGGCGCTTGTTGTTGATGTCTTTGGTCTTGAGGCCTTTGATGTGGCCAATGAGCTCAATTTGCTGCCCtatcttttctttccttctacGGCGATGGGTTTGTGGCTTGTGTTTGAGTTGCCAAAGCTTGACGAGACTACTACTTGTGAGTACAGGGATCTGCCTGAACCGGTCCGGCTTCCGGGTTGTGTGCTGCTACATGGCAGAGATTTTGTAGAAATTCTGAAAGATAGGAGCAATGTGGCGTATAAAGCTTTTCTTCGCATCGGCAAGAGGTACAAGTCCGCAGCTGGGATCATGATCAATAGCTTTGCGGATGTGGAACCGGGTGCTTTCAAGGCTTTCAAGGAACACAGACAAAGTCATGGTCTTCCACCGGTTTACCCCATCGGACCGGTGATAAAAACCGGTTCGGCTTCCGGATTGGGTGAGAATGAGTGCTTGAGCTGGTTGGATGATCAGCCAATTGGGTCGGTGTTGTTTGTTTCGTTTGGAAGCTGTGGAACCCTCACAAGCGAGCAGATGAATGAGTTGGCTTTAGGGCTTGAAATGAGTGGTGTGAGATTTCTTTGGGTTACTAGGAGTCCAAATGAGACATCAAAAGATGCAGCTTTCTTTGGTGTTCAAAGTTCGACCGATCCTTTAAGTTTTCTACCCCAAGGTTTTTGCGAGAGAACCAAAGAGGTAGGTTTAGTTGTTACTTCTTGGGCTCCTCAGGTCCAAATTCTAAGCCATGGGTCGACGGGCGGGTTTTTGACCCATTGCGGGTGGAACTCAACCGTAGAGAGCATTGTGCATGGTGTGCCTTTGATTGCTTGGCCACTCTATGCCGAACAGAAGATGAATTCTGTGTTACTTGCTGAAGATTTGAAGGTCGCATGGAGGGTCAAGGTGAACGATAAGGGTATAGTGGAGCGTGAAGAAATTGCTAAGTACGCAAAGGATCTAATTGAAGGAGACGAAGGGAAATTGCTCAAGAAGAAGATGATAGAGCTGAAAGAGGCATCCCAAGTGGCTTTGAGCCAAGATGGTTCGTCTACAAAATCACTTGCAGAGGTTGCTCAGATATGGAAAGGCCACAAGAACTAA